Proteins from a genomic interval of Diaminobutyricimonas aerilata:
- a CDS encoding GNAT family N-acetyltransferase, with protein MTATRPEPAPLEGRYIRLEPLTPELLPELARAIRRPEVFAGGYGGGPAGLPQSDEAFAEWGLDYYQFGAGNPYAVRLRGGSADGRLVGTTTLGDFEERLERTHIGWTGYDPSVWSTAVNPEAKLLLLQLAFDSGFGRVKLQADALNARSRAAIARLGATFEGVLRRHRIRADGWGDTAVFSVLVDEWPAVRAGLEARLDAFGGVPVTPRER; from the coding sequence ATGACCGCGACGCGCCCCGAACCCGCGCCCCTCGAGGGCCGCTACATCCGCCTCGAGCCGCTGACTCCGGAGCTCCTGCCCGAGCTCGCCCGGGCGATCCGCAGGCCCGAGGTCTTCGCCGGCGGGTACGGCGGCGGACCGGCGGGTCTGCCGCAGAGCGATGAGGCGTTCGCGGAGTGGGGTCTCGACTACTACCAGTTCGGCGCCGGCAACCCCTACGCCGTGCGACTGCGGGGCGGCTCGGCGGACGGCCGGCTCGTCGGAACAACGACCCTCGGCGACTTCGAGGAGCGCCTCGAACGCACCCACATCGGGTGGACGGGCTACGACCCGTCGGTCTGGTCCACCGCCGTCAACCCGGAGGCGAAACTACTGCTGCTGCAGCTCGCCTTCGACTCCGGGTTCGGCCGGGTGAAGCTGCAGGCGGATGCCCTCAACGCCCGCTCCCGCGCCGCGATCGCCCGTCTCGGCGCCACGTTCGAGGGCGTGCTGCGCCGCCACCGCATCCGTGCCGACGGGTGGGGCGACACGGCGGTCTTCTCGGTGCTCGTGGACGAATGGCCCGCTGTCCGCGCGGGACTGGAGGCGCGCCTGGACGCCTTCGGCGGAGTGCCCGTGACGCCGCGCGAGCGCTGA
- a CDS encoding chorismate mutase encodes MTDLSILGEDGNEALAELTALRQSIDNIDAALVHMLAERFKFTQQVGRLKATVGLPASDPDRERVQIARLRALAEESHLDPAFAEKFLNFIVAEVIHHHERIAQSGEL; translated from the coding sequence ATGACCGACCTCAGCATCCTCGGCGAAGACGGCAACGAGGCGCTCGCGGAGCTCACGGCCCTGCGTCAGAGCATCGACAACATCGATGCGGCGCTCGTGCACATGCTCGCGGAACGGTTCAAGTTCACGCAGCAGGTCGGCCGGCTCAAGGCGACCGTCGGGCTGCCCGCGTCCGACCCGGATCGCGAGCGCGTGCAGATCGCCCGCTTGCGCGCCCTCGCGGAGGAGTCGCACCTCGACCCGGCGTTCGCGGAGAAGTTCCTGAACTTCATCGTCGCCGAGGTGATCCACCACCACGAGCGCATCGCGCAGTCCGGCGAGCTGTAA
- a CDS encoding MarR family winged helix-turn-helix transcriptional regulator encodes MTTIRPDTPATQDSGYWYADAARTRRGIEVLNALRQYRAAESEMRRRTRTSMGMGETDILAIRYLLQAEKLGLQVSPKDLAAKLQISSASVTVLIDRLVKSGHVERQPHPTDRRAIIVAPTHHTNTEVRGTLGQMHERMIDVAESLEPDEAAAVVRFLARMREAVDEIDAPHER; translated from the coding sequence ACTCCGGCTACTGGTACGCCGATGCCGCGCGCACCCGCCGGGGCATCGAGGTGCTCAACGCGTTGCGGCAGTACCGCGCCGCGGAGAGCGAGATGCGCCGTCGTACCCGCACGTCGATGGGCATGGGCGAGACGGACATCCTCGCCATCCGCTACCTGTTGCAGGCCGAGAAGCTCGGTCTGCAGGTGAGCCCGAAGGACCTCGCGGCGAAACTGCAGATCTCGTCGGCCTCGGTGACGGTGCTCATCGACCGTCTCGTGAAGAGCGGGCACGTGGAGCGCCAGCCGCACCCGACGGACCGGCGGGCGATCATCGTGGCGCCGACGCATCACACCAACACCGAGGTGCGCGGCACGCTCGGTCAGATGCACGAACGCATGATCGACGTCGCCGAATCCCTCGAACCGGATGAGGCGGCCGCGGTCGTGCGATTCCTGGCCCGGATGCGTGAGGCCGTCGACGAGATCGACGCCCCGCACGAGCGGTAG